From the Actinopolymorpha singaporensis genome, the window GTCTCGTGCGCGGGACGGTAGAAGTCGGGGCCGCGGATCTCCTCCACGACGTCGGCGATGGCGTCCTTGGACAGCAGCATGCTGCCGAGCACGCACTGCTCCGCGGCGAGGTCCTGCGGCGGCATCCGGTCGGGTGCACCTTCGACCGCGCGTGGGACAGGGAACTCACTGACACTCACTGCCGCACTACCTCCGACGCTCCACCCGTGACGAACACCTGTGCGACAGTTCTAGCGGCGACCACCGACAACGCGACAAAGGTCGTGCGCGAGCGGACAGGGGTTCGACGTGAGAGGCGACCGTACGCCGGGCAGGGCGGTGAGCGGCAACCCGGTCGTACACAGGGGTTGTGGGTAGCCGGGGGATTGCCTGGGGATTCGCTGTGCACAGCCTGGGGATTTCTCTGTGGAGAAAATTTCGGGGAGCGCGGGATCAGGCGGTTCGCCTGCGAATTCGGCGTCCCCACGCTGTGGACACAACAGCGGTCCGGAGAAAGTGCCCGGCAATTGCTTGCCCGGGCGTGTCGTCCACACCGGGCGCGCCGTGCCCGGTGTCCACACCACGGTCCCCACACCGCCTTGTCCACACCGAGGTGTGGACAGCCGGAAGCCGGAAGCCGGGCCGCGCCCGTAGCGACCCGGTCCACCGGCCCCGGGCCGACGGTCAGCCGCACTCGCGGTACCCGCATCATGGGGACGGCCACTCCCACCCGAGCCACACCCACATCTGCCCGAACCGTGCCGCGATGTCCCCGGAGGTCTCCTGCCCGTGTCCCTCATCCGGCTCCGGAGCGCCCACGACCGGGAGATCCTGCGCTTGGCGGTGCCGGCGTTCGGCGCGCTGATCGCCGAACCCGTCTACCTGTTGGCCGATTCCGCGATCGTCGGCCACCTGGGAACCCCGCAACTCGCCGCCCTCGGCCTGGCCGGCACGGCCCTGCAGACTCTGGTCGGCGTGTTCGTCTTCCTCGCCTACGCCACCACCGCGTCCGTCGCCCGTCATCTCGGCGCGGGCGACCGCCGGTCGGCGCTGGCGTACGGCATCGACGGGCTGTGGCTGGCGCTCGGGCTCGGGGTCCTGCTCGCGCTGGTCGGCACGCTGGCAGCACCGGCCGTGGTCAGCGCCTTCGGGCCCTCACCGCAGGTGCACGAGTTCGCGGTCAGCTACCTGCGGGTGGCGGTGCTCGGCATGCCAGCGCTGCTTCTGACGTTCGCGGGGACGGGCGTGCTGCGCGGGCTGCAGGACACCCGTACGCCGCTGTGGATAGCGGGCGCGTCCTACGTCGGTAACGTCGTGCTCAACGTCCTCTTCGTGTACGGCCTGCACCTGGGGATCGCCGGCTCGGCGTTGGGAACGGTGCTCGCCCAGACTGCCGGAGCCGTGGCGCTGGTCGTCGTGGTGGTCCGGGCCGCCCGCCGGTACGACGCGCCCCTGCGGCCGGACCTGACCGGCATCCGGGCGAGCGCGCACGCCGGCGTACCGCTGATCGTCCGCACGCTGACGCTGCGGGCCGCGCTGCTGGTCACCGCGTACGTCGCCACGTCGTTCGGTGACGTGCCGCTGGCCGCACACCAGGTGGCGTTCACCCTGTGGAACACCCTCGCCATCGCCCTGGACGCGATCGCGATAGCCGGTCAGGCCATCGTGGGACGTTACCTCGGCGGGTCCGACGTGGCCGGTACGCGGGCGGCGACCCGCCGGATGATGGAGTGGGGCGTCGGCGCGGGCGTGGTGTTCGGCGCGGTGGTGGTGCTGGCGCGACCGGCGTACGTGCCGTTGTTCAGCGCCGACCCGGCCGTCCAGGCACTGCTCGCCCAGGCCGTCCTCGTCTTCGCCTGCTTCGAACCGGTCGCGGGGATCGTATTCGTGCTGGACGGCGTTCTCATCGGCGCGGGGGACGGGAAGTACCTCGCCTACGCGGGGCTGGTGACGCTGGTGGCGTTCCTGCCGCTCGCGCTGCTGGTGTACGCCGCCCACGCGGGCCTGCTCGCGCTGTGGTGGGCGTTCGGGGGGTTCATGGTGGCCCGGCTCGCGACTCTCGCGGTGCGGGCCCGAGGCGACGCCTGGCTGGTGACCGGGACCGGCGCAGCCCGGCGCTGACGGCGCTGACGCCGGCCCGCCCGCCGACGGCCCACTCGTACCGGAGAATGACCGAAGGGGCGGCCCCGAGACTTCGGGACCGCCCCTTCGGGCAGCAACGCACTCAGACGCGGCGGGCGGCCGCCGCCTGAGCTGCTCAGGCCGAGACGACCTCGAGCGAGAGCGTGGCGCTCAGCTCCTGGTGCAGGCGAACCGACACCTGATGCGAGCCGAGCGTCTTGATCGGCGTGCCGATCTCGATCCGCCGCTTGTCGATGTCGGGGCCGCCGG encodes:
- a CDS encoding MATE family efflux transporter, producing the protein MSLIRLRSAHDREILRLAVPAFGALIAEPVYLLADSAIVGHLGTPQLAALGLAGTALQTLVGVFVFLAYATTASVARHLGAGDRRSALAYGIDGLWLALGLGVLLALVGTLAAPAVVSAFGPSPQVHEFAVSYLRVAVLGMPALLLTFAGTGVLRGLQDTRTPLWIAGASYVGNVVLNVLFVYGLHLGIAGSALGTVLAQTAGAVALVVVVVRAARRYDAPLRPDLTGIRASAHAGVPLIVRTLTLRAALLVTAYVATSFGDVPLAAHQVAFTLWNTLAIALDAIAIAGQAIVGRYLGGSDVAGTRAATRRMMEWGVGAGVVFGAVVVLARPAYVPLFSADPAVQALLAQAVLVFACFEPVAGIVFVLDGVLIGAGDGKYLAYAGLVTLVAFLPLALLVYAAHAGLLALWWAFGGFMVARLATLAVRARGDAWLVTGTGAARR